The Kryptolebias marmoratus isolate JLee-2015 linkage group LG9, ASM164957v2, whole genome shotgun sequence nucleotide sequence TGGAAGTGGGgtatgtggaaaggttataaacaatttaaatgttgtagacatctttttaaatgattgaaagagtttaattctgactggactgacgagagctaacagctagttcaagtaggaccaagaccaaagtggattgctgccatctttaaacaactccagtcttagAAATATAATAGTAGTTCATGTGACATTTTCTGGAGCAGTTCAGGCTGTACtagacctgctgctgctgtttatgtGCGCAAATAACcattgaattttatttaaatagctgtgtaatgcaaaattaagttgttttaaaatggcggAAGTCTACTTTGGTCTGAAATAAACTTTGTCTCTCCAAATGGAGGTTGTTTGAAGACGTACAACAACAGATGACACATTGTTTGTTCATAAATCTGTGATCACcctttaaaagatctgatttatcaatttaatgtttgttcGTCAAACTGTAACCATTCTGTGAGCAGATGTTAAACCAAAGTCATGCTTTTTGATTCTCTGTCCTCTCCCAGGTATAAATGGCATCATGTTCAGGGGACGTAAGTTCGTCATGTGTCAGACTGATGTCGCCTTCTGGCACGTGGCCAACGTGGGAACCCAGAGCGACTTCCTCTCTGTTTATTTCACTGGAAACCTGTTTCAGTACGAAGGCCTTTACCAGTCTGTCCTCACCCTCTTCCCCATGACTGCCGTGACTGTTCCCATGGAGACAGAGCTGATCGGTGAGGTTCACTACATTTACACCTTTTCCTCAAAAATAAACTAGTGGGAGCTGAAGGTATTCAAAGATTTTACTGGTAGCAATACTTCTGCTGACTCTTTAGACTGAGTATTGATGTTTTTTGGACCATTTGTGCTCAAGGCCATCAGAATTTCccagcacaaacacagataacTTTAATGTGGAAATGGACTGAAGTACCAGATGTGGAAGGTACTTTGAGTTGTTTTGAGTCTcactttttttgtctcacaGGTGAGTGGGAGATAAGTGCCTTTGACAGCAGCCTCAAGAGCCGGGGCATGAGCATCCGTTACACGGTTCGTCCCTGCAGCAATGGAGAGTTCTCGCTGGTTGATGACGAGGTGGATGAAGATATCTCTGATTACTATGACCAAATCTTTCTCCAGCCAAGGGGTGTAAGACCTCGGAATGGCACAGTGTTGGTCCGAGTTTGCAAGAAACTCATTGCTAACAAGACTAATAGTCAAAATGTCACGATGGACAGCACTAGGGGTGTTGGGTCTTCATGTGAGCTGAGGAGGGTACCGGTGGCATCACTGAAAAAGGCACAGCCTTCCTTAGATGCAGGAATCCCAGAGGACGTCCTAGAAAAAATAGAGAGAGATGGAGACTGGGCAGCTTCTGAAAATCGGACTGATCATGGGGGAAGCAGACGGAAAAGACATGCAGACGGCAACTGGACGGAAGGAGACGCAGTTTCTGGGAGTTTACGTGAagaaattctgtttaaaaatgttgaaaacgtGATGGACACCGGCACAGAGTTAAAGCTTGACGGAAAGAGTGGAATACCAGGTGAAGAGCAAGACGGGACGGCATCTAAAGAGAGCAAAGATTTCTCACTGAGCGCCGAAGAACTGATGAGCGACCAGGTTTCAGTTGAAGATTTATTCTCTTCAGATGGCACAGATCAGGACTTTGTACCACACAACCACATTTTCGCCGAACCCGTGAGGCTTCCAGATGATCTGCTGGATCTGGATTACAACATTACTGATGCTAATTTAACTCAGATTGATCTGTCCTTGGAGTACACTGACTACAATGATGAGGTACTCTTACTTCTGTGTATTCCTTAAATGCAATAACAAATATCgggtttttttactttttcaacatGGTACTTGGTTCACCAAACTTAATGCTGAACTGTATTTGCAGGTGAACAGTTCATCAGATCTGTTTGGTGCAGCTTCCATAGACCCACGCTCAGGAGAAATCAGACCCCGCCTTTACTACGTCGCTGCAGAGGAGATCTCCTGGGACTATGGCATCAAGAAACCACCTCAGCTCATCAACCAGGAGTAAGAATAGCAACAGTTTTCCATGCAGGGATTTAAAGACATCGTCCACTTGGGACGAACAGAGAGAACACTTTAGCGTATACAAGGCAACAGgagtttaaaacaacacaaaaaactacACCACAGAACCATGAAACAACATGACACAGGTCTGCGccacaaaaagtacaaaacaaacacaaatcaaacgGATTCAAACTGTAGCTGCAGTCTTCAGGTCTGTATCTACGCAGTTTGAGTTCATGTTTAACATGCTTTGTGGGCCAGTTTCTGATGTATCGCTTCTTTGgtgtcacatttttgttttattgtagtcATATGGTtcctatttttttataaattttcaatttatgatttattttatgtcccatttgaaccatttttctttcctttagtTGTTTTGTGTCTCTTAGTGGTTATTTTACGTCTCTTTATTGGCAGCTTGCATCTCTGTGGCATTCTATGCCCCTtcatggagttttttttttgtctcgtaTTGGTTGTTTTACACTGTTTTGCATTAATTTTGTCTATCCTGAGCCTTGACTTGAAAGCTTTTGGTCTCTTTAACCTCTGCCTGTCTAGTTTAGTAATCCATCTGCGTTTGCAGGACCTAAAAAGTTTAGttatcaaattatttttcagttatttaacattaaattataTTCGTCCAAAAATGTAACGGTTCTTCTGCTTCACACAGACCTATCAGGTCAcgagtcaatcaatcaatcaaattttatttgtatagcacatttcagcagcaaggcatttcaaggtgctttacataattaaaaaaccaaataaaaacagcatgtgacaatgaataaacagtaagaaagagacaaacatcaaaaacctgcactctaaccctaatttagccataagcaactctaaacaggtgggttttaagttgagatttaaaggcacccagtgtttcagctgttttagtgGAAGCAGTTGTGATAGAGTTCGGATTGCTCCAAGATTTTAccataaaatgtttaacatgACAATGTCTGATCATGCAAACAGCAGATTTAACCCGACAGTGTCCCTCTGTTCAGAGAGATGCGTCGAGGGATGAGGAAGTTCCTGCCCGAATATAAGAAGGTGGTGTTTCGAGCTTACAGGGACAAAGACTTCCTACAACCCGTGAGCAGAGGAGAGCTTCAGGAACACTTGGGAATCATGGGACCTTTTATCAGAACGGAAGTTAACGATCTCCTCACTGTGAGTGTTCCTGCACCGCTCCTGttgcttttcttgttgttgttgttgatttgtcTCCTAACATACCCTGTCCTGACTCAGGTCATTTTTAGGAACAAAGCAAACAGGCCTTACTCCTTTCATCTTCATGGCGTGTACGACCGAAGTCAGGGGGCTGGCGTCGCACAAAccagctcctcctctgctccaccCGGGATTCCTGGAGAGCCTGTACCTCCCGGTGAAACTCGGACTTATAACTGGAAAATAAGCAAGAAACAGGGACCCACTGACCCGGAATTTGACTGCAAAACCGGAGCTTATTACTCCACTGTGGATAGGGTCGGCTGCAGTCTAACTAGCCTTTATCTGCTGTATATTCACACCACTAACATCATCCACATTCATTTACAAAtgaagcattaaaaaacaatgccgtaaatgttgactttttaacatttctttaccGTGTACAGGAGAAGGACCTTCACTCGGGTCTGATTGGTCCACTGGTGATCTGTAAGTCTGGCACCCTGAATATCCGTGAAAACACACAGCCAGACATGCAGGAGTTCTCCCTGCTCTTCCACTCCTTCGATGAAACTAAAAGCTGGTACCTGGAGGAGAACCTGCAGCGACACTGTGCTCCGCCCTGTCAGGTCAACCCGGAGGACCCCTGGTACCAAACCAGCAATAAGTTTGCAGGTGGATGATCGCTCCTGTAAAGTCTGCTCCTACTGTCCGTACCTTACcagtgtttttatctgaaatacTACTCATGTGCTTTTCGTCAGCAATAAACGGTTACGTGGCAGAGACTCTTCCCGGTTTGATGGCGGCCCAGCATCATCCAGTGAGGTGGCACCTCCTGAACGTGGGAGGCGACAGAGAGTACCACGCCGTGCACTTCCACGGTTTGCCTTTTACTCTTCATGCTAAAGAAGAACATCGTATGGGGGTCTTCAACCTTTTTCctggtaaaaacacacactcacacatatacacaagcacacacataaTGAACTGTTCTTTCTTTGAATGTGACATATTTCCTGCTTCAAACGCTGTCTCACATGATGCTTTGCACTTATTCCTCGAGGTGTTTTTGGGACGGTGGAGATGAGACCCCCCACAGTGGGAACATGGCTGGTTGAGTGCACCATCGGAGACTACCAGCTGGCTGGAATGAGGGCCAAGCTGTTGGTGTATAGCCCACGTAGGTGCATCCATGtgattttgtttctaatttagtTGGATCTACACTATGATAGATCTTCAGAGCCAGAAGAATGTGGATGGTTTTCTTTACAGACCTTTTTCGTTGATCTTGATTTGAAGAAATTCAACCAAAATTCACCAAAATAAAGCTTGTTTTGGCTATTTATGTTTATTCTTTGTATATTttctactgttttgtttttgaattggCTTCATCCTGATTTTGGAAGCTATACCTGTGATTTTGGTCTGCTTTACTGAGCTTTGGTGTTGATGTTTTGAAATGCAGAATGTTTCTTACCTTTGGGAATGACATCAGGAAGAATTGAGGACTCACAAATCACAGCATCAGATCACCTGGGTAAGAGTTCTGGTTTGTTTGCAACAAGACAAACACTGAACATCAGGAGGAATGAAGCTGTCCACCtacaattaaatgtttttacctttCTGAAGTCTGAAAACTGGGAAATTACCCAAAGGAAGATGGACTAGtgtcatgtttatgtttacacATGCAGGTTACTGGGAGCCGAGGCTGGCGAGGCTGGACCAGTCTGGTATTATCAACGCCTggatgggcaaaaacatgaagTCATGGTTACAGGTTAGACATCTGAATTCCTGATCTTTCATTCTAAATCTGCGATGGTTTGTCCTAATGTTCCTAGAACAAATTCTCAGAGTTCTCGCATATGATATCTGTATCCGTCTCGTGGCTGTGATTAAATCGTAACAGGGTGAACTTTACGCtaatgtgtgtgttcaggttgATCTTCAGAGGCCCACCCTGCTGCATGGCGTGGAGACTCAGGGAGTGAGATCAAGGCTGAGAGACCACTTCATCACATTGTTCACCGTCTCCTACAGCCTGGACCAAGAGACCTGGGCCACCTACAGAGGAAACGCCTCTGCAAACACCATGGTTTGTCCACAAATCTGTACACAGTTACAGTGAGGCCAAAGTTAATTATTAGACAAATTAGTTCTGCTTCATCGCAGAGATTGAATCTATAATAGTAGTAGTTTTAGGCAGtcataatttagtttaaaagctTGCTTTGTTGTATTAAAACAAGTACTAAAATGGGTCAGAATAACCAGCACAGTTCTTTAAGTCAAaggtgtgtgtctttgttgtaGATCTTTCATAGTAACATGGACAGCTACagggtaaaacaaaacaagttctCTCCACCGTTTGTGGCTCGCTACGTCAGGATCCACCCACACCGCTACACGAAAAAGCCCGCTGTCCGACTGGAGCTGCTGGGATGTGATCTGAACAGTAAGTTGCGCCAGCAGGGACAGGCGTGATCGGATCACGTGAAAACCACAGAGAATGACTCGGTGCTCGTGTTTGTGTGGCCAGGCTGCTCGATGCCTCTCGGACTCCAGAAGAAGATGATGTTGATTCCCGACAGCGGCTTTAGCGCCTCATCGGTTCATTCATCTCTGCTGCGTACCTGGAGCCCCAGCCTCGCCCGTCTTCACCAAAGTGGTGGCGCCAACGCCTGGAGGCCAAAGGTACGCTCACATTCGGTCATCGGTACATGCAGTTCAGGGACGTCTAACTAAGGAAAGACCATATTTATAGAAGAAAGATATGTTTGTATTTGGATAGAGATAGTCTGCGCTCTAATAATTTGCAGCATttagagcagaaaaacattaCTTAATCTAATAAGTAGTTAGTTGCAGTTTGACAGGTTATGTTAATGTAGTGACTTCTTTGGGGAATGTTAACGGTCTCCCAGTAGCAGAATCACAGATTGGGAATCATACATAAAAAGGTTTAgtatttactgaacaaaaaggttaaaaatgaaacactaGTCTGCTCCCAGCACACCCTGTATTGATAATGATGtcagtcaaaaataaacttttcaaaagtAGCCAATTACTATCAAAGTTCATAGTTATAAAATTTTATCTggctgtgaaatgtttgaaattttcATTAGAAGGTACaagattttctgcttttttcttctcattagcGCCACTTGAGCTATATCAGTGTGATAAGAACCACAGAAGCACATAATGGAGATGATTAACCTTTCTCTGCTCAGTTTCGGCCCTGATAACATGTTCGTCTcgtttcctcctcttcaccttATCATTTGAACACTTTCCAGAGCTGAACTCTCGAGGTGTGATCTGTCCTTGTGGCAAATTGTTGAGCTACTATCAGCGTTTGCACGCAGCACTCGAGACAGAGGTCAGCCACTTTCTGCCAGCTTTTGTCTGGAATAGTTTCCTAAGACTATTGCCAAAGCCTGAACAAACAACCACAAAGTTatgtattaaaataattttatgaatGGCACATAAAGGAACTGAAACGGAAACTATTGGCcagaatatttactttttcCGTCATACTGAAACTGGCATTAGATTCTTCTAGTTTGATAACGTTTTCTCTTTTATACGTAATGAATTGTACTCTTAATAACTTGTGTTTAGTTCCTCACTTGTACATATACGGCATTGGATTTAAAGCctcttctaaaaacaaaataaatggcTGATAATGAGGTTTTTGCATCTAATAAACCTTCCTAATCCCTCAAgcctttttcctctctcttgtTGCCCTTTTGTATGAATTGACTCTTTCTGGTTTCTAAAAGTGTCTCGtctctcctctttgtctcagaGCAACAACCCCCACGAGTGGCTGCAGGTCGACTTGGGGAAAGTCAGACGGATCACAGGCGTCATCACCCAAGGAGCTCGATCACTGGGGACCCAGATGGTGGTGACCGAGTTTTCAGTCACTTACAGTCATGACGGACACTTTTGGAGCAGCGTGTTCGAGAGAAAATCTCAAACCGTAAAGGTGTGTAGAAAAGCTCATCATGtagctttcagtttttagccAGGTATTAGTGCTGCCAAAGATTGTGACGCTGACTTTAAGCATGACTAAACCAaccacagaaatgtgttttccttCTTATACTACTTCAGTCGGTTTCCAGAGCAGATGATGTAGCCTTTCTCACATTTATTCACAACTTGATGCAGACAAATGAGCCACTGTTTCCCTGCTGATGTGTCATTTCTCCTCAGATCTTCCCAGGAAACAACGATCCAGACAAGGAGGCTCTCACCGTTTTCAGCCCTCCCCTGTTTGGTCGCTTCGTTCGCATCCACCCACGCGGTTGGCTCAACGACATCGCCCTGCGCCTGGAGGTGCTGGGCTGTGACACCCTGCAGAGCATCTGACGCCTCGAGGACAAGCAGCAACAAAACGCAGCAGCGTTTCAGTAGCACTGCAGATTGAACTCCGCATGGCTTCTTCTGGAGTTTTACAGGAAATGAGAAAAGGATCAGTTATTATGCAGAGCACTTAAGTTATATAAAAAACTGcctgaagttttttgttttttttttctatagccATAAGACTgtttacattttcacttttttttattttttacaagtgTGGTATTCAGTGAAGAGCTTAGTTGTTTATAAAGTCATGTTAAACTATGTTATATTAAGGTGTAAATTAAAACGCTTTACCTTCTGCAAAACACAGTTGAGCCAACAGgaaagcaaacattttcagtgtAAGCTTGTGTAAATATTTCCGATTCAtattaatgtattttgttttactagATGTATATTATTGATAAGAAAGaaagtatttttctgctttgtttgagATGTTATAAGCTATACATTCATTAAGAAAATGaaattgcatttatttaatcattttctcatattttagttcaaacaagcacacaaacacatacagaggTGGTCAGACTTTTACGTACACTAACCATGGACATGGATGACATATTGATTTGgagcttttaattatttatttaaaccattttttccaGATTCggtgacttttaaaaacaagaattgttAAGAAGTGTTAGGATctattgtaatttttatttaattatacatACATGCTCAATTATATACATATGGTCATATAAATCTGTTAATGAGTGAAGCTGAAGGGTCTAGAGTATTTTCAGCTTGACAAGGCCAAGGCCTATTCTCATTAGTGATCATggttgactgcagctggtagtttctctttaCCAGCATGTaaagtatttgttttacagTACTTATAGGACTGACCAATACTCAGACAATGGGAAAGTCCAAGAACCTCAGTGCAGAAGAGATTAGTTAGAATGTTAAGGATCAACCCAAAAACTGGAGAGAGGTTTCACGGTCCGACGAGACAAAGATTGAGTCATTCGGCCAAGATGACAAGAGGTATCTTTGGAGGAGTCGAGGTGAGGTTCTCAAACCCAGGAACACTGTACCAGCTGACAAACATGGAGGAGGTAGGATCATGTTGTGGTATTGACACATTGCATAAAATGATTGGGATAAAAGAAAGAGGACCACCTCCAagttcttcaacttcacctcagaTCAACAGTGAGATGACTGAAACAACAGTttgggtgttccaacaggacaatgattcCAAACACACATCGGAAacggtttctgattggataaaacaggcTAAGATTGAATAGCCTTCCCACGGCCTCGACCTCAACCCCCAAAATATGGAGACTGTGCTTAAAAGCCCAGTCCAGGCCAGGAAACTAACCAATAAAAAAACTCTACCAAGAGAGTAGAGTGAtccaataaaatgttaaataccTGCAGCTTATGTTATCTGATCTAGGATCTGTTGCATCAATAAGAAACGAGCAGAAAATCCAGCAAAGCTTTGCAAAATGGCTTGACGGAAGCGTCTGTGCCCATGGGTCCGTGAAGGACAGAACATTTCTCCCACGTTTAAAGCTCTCTTTTAATTTCCTCTTGTCTTTATGGCAGATGGGCCCTGAAATGTTGTTGCGTCTTATCCGTCTGGACCAGTCCCTCCTGGCAGAAACGAGGAGCAACTCAACTCCAACATTGTTCTGAAATATGCAGCCGTGTTATAACAGAGGAAACTGTTCCGCAGACAAAACAGCTTGAAGGGAACCGGGAAGATCAACAAGGTGTACCCATGTCTCCGTGAGTGCATGAGAGGCTGTTTGTACTTCACCTCGAACCAAATTTTATCGCCTCATTATCAGTCAGGAAGTTTCCAGGCGAGAGGTACAGGGGAGGTgttatgttgtgtttggagGACAGAGTGGACAGGACTTGTGTTGGCAGGAAGCAGTCACACTTTTATCcttctggaaacaaaaacataccaGCTGTAGTTCTCCAAAGCAGGCTCATCTGTATTGATTTCCAGCTGAACGATGGTTCGGGCACGCAGtggaaaagagaagaaacaccGGGGAGGGAGCAGGGGGGGCAGAAGCAGTGGCCTGCTGCCCACATGTGGTCACCTATCAGCTGCTACTTTTGGGGTTCGCAGTGTGtgaaagcagcaacaacagcaaatcCACGCTGGTTGGGTTTTACCTTCACGGCTGCTTTCATTTTGTACTTCAATCTTAAGGAACCaaagtttttttccatttcttttgtATGATGTTCATCATGAAGTGACCCCACGTGCTGTAAAAGTGCGATGAAAAAAAATAGGCATGCCCTTTTAGAGTTTAAACTTAACAGGAGTTAGTCCAAGCCAGGCCAAGACCAGATatgattgctgccatcttaaaacaactccggTCTCAAAAATGTTACAGCTCTTCATgcaaaatgtttggtttaaagtCTGAGGCTGTTCAGAgagttatctgcaacaggtaagatgttgattgttcataacctttatcCAAACCAAGCTTCAAATAATCTGAACTAttctttttagtttatattGTAATTTATTAGCTGATAGAACCACATTTAGAACCACATTCTCTCAGACCTTTGTGGAGGAAATGTGTCCCACTTCTCTTTACAACACTCCTCCAGCTGATAGAGGTTTGTGTGCACATGACTCGTTACggcatttcaatcaggttgaaaTCTGGACTTACACAAAGCcctttgttttttcaaacattttactgtagATTCTCTTGAATGGTGCTTCCTCTTTTTGCTCCTTCTTCTTTCAGTTTGCATCAGCAGAAGCTGGAAACTACCAAGAAGACGTCACAGTTTGGGACATATGGGAATAAAAACATGACTCCTCAGTGGTTTAGAAAGAAAGTCAAATTTGTAGATTTACAAGAATTTTAATAATACTTTCAAAAGCCTGACAATGTGTTTTTGACTCGCGCCGAACGGGAAAGGGCGATGATgattttgcccgtgtctgtgagtgtgcatctgtttttgttacctttttaggaccttttctaATATAATTACCTACCTTGGCAGAATCAGTAGTCCTTTTGGGGACCAAAGCGTAGTCCTGATATGGTGGAGCATAATTTTTGGGTTAGGAGTTCAGTTTAGGGTTAGATTAGTCATATAATAATTAGGTTTAGAGTAAGGGTCAGTGtcaggctacagaaatgaatgaaagtcaGTACAATATATTAAAAGAATAGAAATAcatacttgtgtgtgtgtgtgtctgtgtgagatcatttgtttacctgttggcaaaatgtctcatcaaccactggttagattttaatttaacattcagaaagtaatgattggatgtacgtctacaactgatttacttttgaagtcaacccagttgAATATGCCGCCGCAGCTTATCAagcttaacaaacacaaaaatcacaataagtcagttaattttacaattattgaGCTCatttttggtgtggtagtagctgagtaccattttcaacacatactctgaacactaacacatctcacaagatctcgcAATATTCCACGAAATTAAGCAAGATgttatttacaagatttgaccaaaacatctgcaACATCTCATCgtaagatcatcttagtttaaaactctggcatgaaaagtggcgggtgatgtgcatttcttcaaggaacgctaggttttaaattttatacatAAAATTTGCAACAACATCACCAAAGGCTGACTGTCTCTGTGAAGTTAAGTATAAAGGTGAATGTGGTCCCCAGTCAGTGAAATAAAGGGTGCTGCTTTTCATACAGTGGGACGAAAAAAAACTGGGTGTCAGAACTGAGAAAATGACCACAGTTTTATCCCCCTCTTTTTACATCATTTACTATGTCAACACCCTGAGCGGGCAGAGAGATTGTTGAAAAGCATGAAGCaatcacttcttctttttcaaatttaagTTGTATTTACAACACAGTCTTGAGTTTGTGTGCACATTTCCTTTCGTTTTTGTTTGCAGGTTTGTAGTGGGTGGCTGCGGCTCTGTGGTTAAAGCAGTTGACCTCCGatagagagttggaggttcgattcatTGGCAGGAGttgcatgtcaaagtgtccctgggcagtGTCCCTGTCAGTGTTTAAATGGAGTTTAAATCCctgattagtctctatagaatgatttattcagattagcagTAGAGATGTAGTAAAGTGCTATGTGGttaatgagggcacagattgggtTGCAAAGTGCTCTGAGgggcctgattggctagaaaggcactatataagtcTGGTTCATTTAATGAAAATCATCAAATTGCCCTTATATcagtaaaatgtaataatatttTTCATCCCTATCATAACATCTGAATTCATTTTCACGGTAATGGAAAAATTTCAAGATGAACCTTCtccagttttattctgacatttCATACTGTTTCTTTGTACCGATTCCTGGAACTCATTCACTCAGCAAAATGACAGTATCAGTGAATCTTCAGATTTCCACATCGATGGCGCCGTGTAACGTGAAAAACTCCTAAAAGTAGAAACATTTCACAAGAGCGACGCTTGTCATCAAAGCTCAacggaagaaaaaaacaagacctATGAGTTTATGTAACTGTGAAACATCAATTTAATCGTgcataatatattaaaaatatcaattatAACCCTTGTCATAtacaataaattagtttttttttttctgtgtgtgtgttatcggATTTAAGGTGCATTTACAGATCAAACCAAGGCAGTCTTCAGTTAAAACTGAGTGAGGTAAAGAAAACTTTCTCTAGTAAAAGTTCAAAACCTACTTATTGAAATTCTCTTTTAGTGACAGCCATGCTAGTTTTCTCCTCTCATcgtattgcttttttttttcaggcctGTACCTCTCTGTGGGCTggcagcttctctctgcagaaagaATCAGAGGGAAACCCCGGCCCGGGCGTTGGAATTACTGTAACTGGTCGAAAACTTGCCCCACCTAAAATAAATTAGcgtaaatgtggaaaaaaagctgAGCTGCCTAGACTGAAATATTGTGAATGCAAGAAAGGTTTTCCCACCTAAAATGAaattctgtaaatgtttgaaaaggtGCGCCACCTAAAGTGAATTACCATAAACGCTAATAAAGCTGTGCTGCCTAAAATTAATCATTGTAAATGAGGGGAAAAGTTCTTGTTTTGGGTCCGGATCTGGACCCATGGCCCGCCATCTGGGGACTCCTCCTCTCAGGCTTGTAATCTTTAAATTCATCACCAGCACTCCAGAT carries:
- the f8 gene encoding coagulation factor VIII; translation: MTASLLPLLLPLLCCCAPGGQALPPPAGPTGPTGTTGPTGPAVREYFIAAVEIGWDYIHRDDAEPDQRGRSKVIPQKYIKAVYREYTDHTYTVPRPRPAWTGIQGPVIVAQAGEKVIVHFKNLASQPYSISPVGITYWKQSEGAGYDDSTGGQEKEDDAVSPGGYYEYVWDISPKDGPTVNDPDCLTYSYSSQVDTVRDMNSGLIGALLICKPSAFTDGKRRLPAFVLLFAVFDETKSWYGVMGERISREKFRKSNGRKNYHTINGYINSTLPGLTMCQSRDPVFWHVIGMGTAPEIHSIQFQDHSLQVLTHRRVTMEVTPMTFITAEMKPATAGRFLISCQIQAHRHDGMNALFTVEKCPDPVPVPKQALRNVKHDEEEDDEDQSDYIFNTVHLQHRNPQLQARASRGQPSNIKKHFIAAEEVTWDYAPHLKPTDSELQSKYLPAAPHHLDYKYKKVVYVEYTDASFSQRKNSVPMLLGPTLEGRVSDQIHIIFKNLASRPFNIYPNGLTKIYPLQRSGNAAENDLRSMEVLPNKTFGYIWSLRSDDGPLEGDPQCLTQLYQSTISPEQDLASGLVGTLLICKYDAIDTRGVMLGPDEKLNLIFAVFDENKSWYYKENMQRSRNTTDPDFYESNVIYSINGIMFRGRKFVMCQTDVAFWHVANVGTQSDFLSVYFTGNLFQYEGLYQSVLTLFPMTAVTVPMETELIGEWEISAFDSSLKSRGMSIRYTVRPCSNGEFSLVDDEVDEDISDYYDQIFLQPRGVRPRNGTVLVRVCKKLIANKTNSQNVTMDSTRGVGSSCELRRVPVASLKKAQPSLDAGIPEDVLEKIERDGDWAASENRTDHGGSRRKRHADGNWTEGDAVSGSLREEILFKNVENVMDTGTELKLDGKSGIPGEEQDGTASKESKDFSLSAEELMSDQVSVEDLFSSDGTDQDFVPHNHIFAEPVRLPDDLLDLDYNITDANLTQIDLSLEYTDYNDEVNSSSDLFGAASIDPRSGEIRPRLYYVAAEEISWDYGIKKPPQLINQEEMRRGMRKFLPEYKKVVFRAYRDKDFLQPVSRGELQEHLGIMGPFIRTEVNDLLTVIFRNKANRPYSFHLHGVYDRSQGAGVAQTSSSSAPPGIPGEPVPPGETRTYNWKISKKQGPTDPEFDCKTGAYYSTVDREKDLHSGLIGPLVICKSGTLNIRENTQPDMQEFSLLFHSFDETKSWYLEENLQRHCAPPCQVNPEDPWYQTSNKFAAINGYVAETLPGLMAAQHHPVRWHLLNVGGDREYHAVHFHGLPFTLHAKEEHRMGVFNLFPGVFGTVEMRPPTVGTWLVECTIGDYQLAGMRAKLLVYSPQCFLPLGMTSGRIEDSQITASDHLGYWEPRLARLDQSGIINAWMGKNMKSWLQVDLQRPTLLHGVETQGVRSRLRDHFITLFTVSYSLDQETWATYRGNASANTMIFHSNMDSYRVKQNKFSPPFVARYVRIHPHRYTKKPAVRLELLGCDLNSCSMPLGLQKKMMLIPDSGFSASSVHSSLLRTWSPSLARLHQSGGANAWRPKSNNPHEWLQVDLGKVRRITGVITQGARSLGTQMVVTEFSVTYSHDGHFWSSVFERKSQTVKIFPGNNDPDKEALTVFSPPLFGRFVRIHPRGWLNDIALRLEVLGCDTLQSI